The following are encoded in a window of Amaranthus tricolor cultivar Red isolate AtriRed21 chromosome 2, ASM2621246v1, whole genome shotgun sequence genomic DNA:
- the LOC130802289 gene encoding rhodanese-like domain-containing protein 14, chloroplastic, with product MATFTSIIQNQSISSSLYQKFQDSSYLYSNSAQSSSLMISSARTTGGLHYRCSPVGLSIRNAATRPAKSPAEEEWKVKREVLLKNKVRSVDPKEALRLQKENNFVILDVRPEAEFKGGHPPGAINVQVYRLIKEWTAWDIARRAAFAFFGIFSGTEENPNFLQEVESKIDKNAKIIVACSSGGTMKPTQNLPEGQQSRSLIAAYLLVLNGYKNVFHLEGGLYNWFKEDLPGVSEE from the exons ATGGCAACTTTCACTTCAATTATACAGAACCAATCAATTTCATCTTCATTATATCAAAAATTTCAAGATTCATCTTATCTTTACTCAAACTCTGCTCAATCATCTTCTTTAATGATCAGTTCTGCAAGAACTACAGGCGGTTTACACTACCGATGTTCGCCTGTGGGATTAAGCATCCGAAATGCAGCAACTAGACCTGCTAAATCACCAG CTGAAGAAGAGTGGAAGGTTAAGCGCGAAGTTTTGCTCAAGAACAAG GTAAGAAGTGTAGATCCGAAAGAAGCTCTGCGTCTACAGAAGGAGAATAACTTTGTGATTCTTGATGTACGGCCAGAAGCAGAATTCAAAGGG GGCCATCCACCAGGGGCAATTAATGTGCAAGTATACAGACTTATAAAGGAATGGACGGCATGGGACATTGCCAGGCGAGCTGCATTTGCATTTTTTGGCATCTTTTCAGGCACTGAAGAAAATCCAAACTTTCTACAAG AGGTTGAATCAAAAATCGACAAAAACGCCAAGATCATTGTGGCCTGTTCATCTGGTGGCACTATGAAACCCACCCAAAATCTTCCTGAAGGTCAACAATCAAG GTCATTAATAGCAGCCTATTTGCTTGTACTCAATGGTTACAAGAACGTCTTCCACCTAGAGGGAGGTCTTTACAATTGGTTCAAAGAAGATCTTCCAGGAGTTTCAGAAGAATGA
- the LOC130802280 gene encoding uncharacterized protein LOC130802280 — MAATKLRLQQWSSPLQFLLRRPNPKISSFTNSFKPNFRHFLSSKPHLPKRVGTHNGSFHSDEALGCFILRQTSKFADSHIIRTRDFEVLDSLDAVLDVGGVYDSSRDRYDHHQKGFEEVFGHGFGTKLSSAGLVYKHYGKEIIAKELQLDKEHPDVHRLFLAVYKNFVEAVDAVDNGINQYYIDATPKYFINTYLSSRVGRLNLSWTDPDQSAERENDAFQKAMALAGSEFLESIHFHKQSWLPARSIVMECLATRHDIDSSGEIMVLKKSCPWKLHIFELEEEMKVEPFIKYVIYEDDRQTSWRVQAVALGPYRFESRKPLPHQWRGLEGKELSEIAGIPDSVFVHMSGFIGGNKTYEGALEMARASLKS, encoded by the exons ATGGCAGCAACAAAACTACGGCTACAGCAATGGAGTTCCCCGCTACAATTTCTTCTCCGTCGACCGAACCCTAAAATTTCATCCTTCACAAATTCATTTAAACCAAATTTTCGCCATTTTCTCTCATCCAAACCCCACCTTCCAAAACGAGTAGGAACCCACAATGGCAGCTTCCACAGCGACGAAGCTCTCGGCTGTTTTATCCTTCGCCAAACTTCCAAATTCGCTGACTCTCACATCATCCGAACTCGAGATTTTGAG GTTTTGGATTCTTTGGATGCCGTCTTAGATGTTGGTGGAGTTTATGATTCGAGCCGAGATCGGTATGATCATCATCAGAAGGGTTTTGAGGAGGTTTTTGGTCATGGTTTTGGGACCAAACTTAGTAGTGCTGGACTTGTCTACAAG CATTATGGAAAGGAGATAATCGCAAAGGAGCTTCAACTTGATAAGGAACACCCAGATGTGCATCGCTTGTTTCTAGCTGTTTACAAGAATTTTGTTGAG GCAGTTGATGCTGTTGATAATGGAATCAATCAATATTATATAGATGCAACTCCTAAATATTTCATTAACACATACTTATCATCTAGAGTGGGAAGATTAAATCTTAGCTGGACAGATCCTGATCAGTCAGCCGAGCGGGAAAATGATGCCTTTCAGAAGGCAATGGCACTGGCAGGGAGTGAATTCTTGGAG AGCATCCATTTTCATAAACAATCTTGGTTACCTGCTAGATCCATCGTTATGGAGTGTCTTGCTACAAGGCATGATATTGATTCTAGTGGAGAAATCATGGTGCTCAAGAAATCTTGTCCT TGGAAGCTTCACATCTTTGAGCTTGAGGAGGAAATGAAGGTTGAGCCTTTCATCAAATATGTTATCTATGAG GATGATAGGCAAACTTCATGGCGTGTTCAGGCAGTGGCACTTGGACCATATAGATTTGAAAGTCGGAAGCCTTTACCTCATCAGTGGAGAGGTTTGGAGGGAAAAGAACTCTCTGAGATAGCAGGGATCCCTGACTCTGTATTTGTGCATATGAGTGGTTTTATTGGTGGAAATAAGACTTATGAGGGTGCTCTTGAAATGGCAAGAGCTTCTTTGAAATCATAA
- the LOC130802270 gene encoding AAA-ATPase At2g46620-like, whose product MITILLWLLITPILFSLIKIIINTSIFFIIKNFLIHLLDQFHVYSLYKIPQYNHHLQENILYRKIFSYIKSLPSLEDSGFAALFSGDKQGDIIVSLDTNYGYVLDSFLQAKIIWIIKKYDNNNGNEIILKIRAKDKKRILVSYMQHIYKVVDDIEHKKKDLRVFLNRSSSDDGFNQRWRSFPFVHPSSFDSIVLDNDVKSKVKNDLELFLKSKQYYNKIGRVWRRSYLFYGGPGTGKSSFAAAMANFLSYDIYDIDLSKAYDVSDLKILLLQTTRKSLILVENLDLYLMGKENSVSLSTILNFMDGVVSSCGDERVMVFTMNCKYPIDPLVLRPGRVDVHIHFPFCDFNGFKALALSHLGVKEHKLFGQVEDLFQQNLSRVSPAEVGEIMISNRLSPNRAIKAIIKVLQGEVDGSKYSNGSGQELNVGRDPSPEKLDRSEIKIRREGLNAIREIQKMYGRLRLKNSRREESLDLSVNGA is encoded by the coding sequence ATGATCACCATTCTATTATGGTTGCTAATTACACCCATTTTGTTTTCCctaattaaaattatcattaataCATCCATTTTTTTCATCATTAAAAATTTCTTAATCCATCTCTTAGATCAATTTCATGTATATTCTTTATATAAAATCCCACAATATAATCATCATTTACAAGAAAATATTTTgtatagaaaaatattttcttacatAAAATCATTACCTTCATTAGAAGATTCGGGTTTTGCAGCTTTATTTTCAGGGGATAAACAAGGTGATATTATTGTGTCATTAGACACTAATTACGGATATGTTTTAGATTCATTTTTACAAGCTAAAATaatttggattattaaaaaatatgataataataatggaaATGAGATTATTTTGAAGATTAGGGCTAAAGATAAGAAAAGAATTTTGGTGTCATATATGCAACATATTTATAAAGTAGTTGATGATATTGAGCATAAGAAAAAAGATTTGAGGGTTTTTCTTAACCGTTCATCTAGTGATGATGGGTTTAATCAACGGTGGAGATCTTTTCCttttgttcatccttcatcattTGATAGTATTGTGTTAGATAATGATGTTAAGAGTAAGGTTAAGAATGATCTTGAATTGTTTTTGAAGTCTAagcaatattataataaaattggaCGTGTTTGGAGGAGGAGTTATTTGTTTTATGGTGGACCCGGTACAGGTAAGTCTAGCTTTGCAGCTGCTATGGCGAATTTTTTATcgtatgatatatatgatattgATCTTTCGAAGGCTTATGATGTGTctgatttgaaaattttgttgtTACAAACTACTAGAAAGTCATTGATTTTAGTGGAGAATTTGGATTTGTATTTGATGGGTAAGGAAAATAGTGTGAGTTTATCCACAATATTGAATTTTATGGACGGTGTTGTGTCAAGTTGTGGTGATGAAAGGGTTATGGTTTTTACAATGAATTGTAAATATCCTATTGACCCATTGGTTCTAAGACCGGGTCGGGTTGATGTTCATATTCACTTCccattttgtgattttaatgggtTCAAAGCTTTGGCTTTGAGTCATTTGGGTGTAAAAGAACACAAGTTATTTGGTCAAGTGGAAGATTTGTTTCAACAAAATTTATCACGAGTCAGCCCAGCTGAGGTTGGTGAGATTATGATATCAAATAGGTTATCTCCTAATCGAGCTATAAAAGCAATTATTAAGGTATTACAAGGTGAAGTTGATGgaagcaaatattcaaatggaTCGGGTCAAGAATTAAATGTGGGTAGAGATCCAAGTCCAGAGAAATTAGACAGGTCAGAGATTAAAATTAGGAGAGAGGGTCTTAATGCCATAAGAGAAATTCAAAAAATGTATGGAAGGTTAAGGTTAAAAAATAGTAGGAGGGAGGAATCTTTAGATTTGAGTGTAAATGGAGCAtga